AATGAAGGTATTCATCTTCATCGCTTCGACGGTCGCCACTTGGGCACCGGCTTCGATGGTGTCGCCGACTTTGACGTCGACGGACACGATCTTACCGGCCAGCGGGCTCACGATGGCACCGGCACCGGCGGCCACGGGGGCGGGAGCCGGACGCGGAGCGGCGGGAGCCGGGGCGGCGACAGGCGGCGTCGCAGCCGGAAGAGGAGCCGCGGCGGAAGCAACGGCCGGAGTCTCGTCGAGGGTCTCGACGACGACGTCATACGATTTTCCGTCTACGGTGACGCGAAGTTTTTTCATAGCGATTTATCAGCGGGAAGGGTTCGGTAAGGATTTGGTGGTGATGCGGTCAGGCCGGGCCATTAGAGCGGGATGTTACCGTGCTTCTTCGGCGGGCGGGTCTCACGCTTGGAGAGCGTGTTGCGCAGGGCCATGGCGACGATGCCGCGGGTCTGGGAGGGTTCGATGATGTCGGTGATCATGCCCTTGGCCGCGGCGCGGTAGGGAGAGGCGAACTTGTCGCGGTAGTCGGCGGCAAATTCGGCGGAGGCCTTGGCGGGATCCTCGGCGGCGTCGATTTCGCGCTTGTAGAGAATCTTCACGGCACCTTCGGCACCCATGACGGCGATCTCAGCGGTCGGCCAGGCGAAGACCATGTCGGCACCCATGTCGGCACTGCACATGGCGAGGTAGGCACCGCCGTAGGCTTTGCGCATGATGACGGTGATCTTCGGCACGGTGGAGGCCGCGTAGGCGAAGAGCATCTTGGCGCCGTGGCGGATGATGCCGCCGCGCTCCTGGGCAACGCCGGGCAGGAAGCCGGGGACGTCGACGAGGGTGACGATCGGAATGTTGAAGATGTTGCAGAAGCGGATGAAGCGCGCGGATTTGTCCGAGGCGTCGATGTCCAGGGTGCCGGCCTTGACGTTCGGCTGGTTGGCGACGATGCCCGTCACGATTCCTTGGATACGGCAGAAGCCGACGACGATGTTCTTGGCGAAGAATTCCTGCACCTCGAGGAAGTCGCCGTCGTCAACGAGGCGATGGATCACCTTCTTGACGTCGAGGGGGGACTTCGGGTCGGCCGGGAGAATGTCGTTCATCTCGTGGTCGGGATTGAGCACGAGATTGGGCGGCGGACGGTGGGGCGGATCACCGACGTTGTTGGACGGCAGGAAGGAGAGGAGTTTCTTCGCGATCTGCAGGGCGTGCTGCTCGTCGTTGGCGATGAAGTGCACGTTGCCGGAGATGGCGGCGTGCGCATCGGCGGAGCCGATCTCTTCCATCGTGGTGGTCTGACCGGTGGATGCCTTGATGACCTCGGGACCGCAGATGAACATCTGGGCGTTCTTGCGGGTCATGATGAGGAAGTCGGTCAGGGCGGGGGAGTAGGCCGCACCACCGGCGCAGGGGCCGGCGATGATGGAGACCTGCGGAACCACGCCGGAGAGCAGCACGTTCTTGAAGAACACCTGGCCGTAGCCGGAGAGGGAATCCTCACCCTCCTGAATGCGGGCGCCACCGGAGTCGTTGATGCCGAGAACCGGCATGCCGGCCTGACCGGCATATTCCATGATGTCGCAGATCTTCTTGGCGTGAATGCGACCGAGGGCGCCACCACCGACGGTGAAGTCCTGGCTGAAGGCGGCGACCGGACGGCCGTCGACGTAACCGACGCCGGTGACGACACCATCACCAGGCATGGACTTCTTTTCCATGCCGAACTGGTTGCAGGTGTGCTGCGCGAGCTGGCCAAACTCCATGAAGGTGCCCGGCTCGAAGAGGGCCGCGAGGCGCTCACGGGCGGTGAGCAGGCCTTTTTCGTGCCGCTTGGCGATTCGGGCTTCGCCGCCACCGAGTTCGGCGACTTGGCGAGCCTCCTCGAGGCGTTTGAGGTGTTCGGGTGCGATAGGCATCGGAGTGAAGGGGAAATGAAACGTGAAGGTGGAGGCGGACCGGACTTATTCCTTGGGCGCGCAGAATTCGGTGAGCACACCGTGGGTCGACTTCGGGTGCAGGAAGGCGACCATCTTGTTGGCGGCACCCTCGAAGGGGGTCTCGTGGATCAAGCGCACA
This portion of the Actomonas aquatica genome encodes:
- a CDS encoding acyl-CoA carboxylase subunit beta is translated as MPIAPEHLKRLEEARQVAELGGGEARIAKRHEKGLLTARERLAALFEPGTFMEFGQLAQHTCNQFGMEKKSMPGDGVVTGVGYVDGRPVAAFSQDFTVGGGALGRIHAKKICDIMEYAGQAGMPVLGINDSGGARIQEGEDSLSGYGQVFFKNVLLSGVVPQVSIIAGPCAGGAAYSPALTDFLIMTRKNAQMFICGPEVIKASTGQTTTMEEIGSADAHAAISGNVHFIANDEQHALQIAKKLLSFLPSNNVGDPPHRPPPNLVLNPDHEMNDILPADPKSPLDVKKVIHRLVDDGDFLEVQEFFAKNIVVGFCRIQGIVTGIVANQPNVKAGTLDIDASDKSARFIRFCNIFNIPIVTLVDVPGFLPGVAQERGGIIRHGAKMLFAYAASTVPKITVIMRKAYGGAYLAMCSADMGADMVFAWPTAEIAVMGAEGAVKILYKREIDAAEDPAKASAEFAADYRDKFASPYRAAAKGMITDIIEPSQTRGIVAMALRNTLSKRETRPPKKHGNIPL
- a CDS encoding biotin/lipoyl-containing protein, whose amino-acid sequence is MKKLRVTVDGKSYDVVVETLDETPAVASAAAPLPAATPPVAAPAPAAPRPAPAPVAAGAGAIVSPLAGKIVSVDVKVGDTIEAGAQVATVEAMKMNTFIYAEQAGTVSSVAVAPGDGVEEGAVILQLG